From a single Callithrix jacchus isolate 240 chromosome 5, calJac240_pri, whole genome shotgun sequence genomic region:
- the AATK gene encoding serine/threonine-protein kinase LMTK1 isoform X17: MLACLCCKKGSIGFKEFENAEGDEYSADLAQGSPATTAQNGPDVYVLPLTEVSLPMAKQPGRSVQLLKSTDLGRHSLLYLKEIGHGWFGKVFLGEVNSGIGSTQVVVKELQASASVQEQMQFLEEVQPYRALKHSNLLQCLAQCAEVTPYLLVMEFCPLGDLKGYLRSCRVAESMAPDPLTLQRMACEVACGILHLHRNNYVHSDLALRNCLLTADLTVKIGDYGLAHCKYREDYFVTADQLWVPLRWIAPELVDEVHSNLLVVDQTKSGNVWSLGVTIWELFELGEQPYPQHSDQQVLAYTVREQQLKLPKPQLQLTLSDRWYEVMQFCWLQPEQRPTAEEVHLLLSYLCAKGATEAEEEFERRWRALRPRGGGVGPGPGAAGLTLAGAVELATASSFPLLEQFAGDGFHADGDDVLTVTETSRGLNFEYKWEVGRGAEAFPTMPSPGHAARLQELCAPDPDSAPPGVVPVLSAHSPSLGSEYFIRLEEAAPAASHDPDCAGCAPSARTPVDQDDSDGSAAASLATEPLLGHGPPADIPWGRGDHYPRRSLAQDPPCPSGSPSPSAGPRRLAEGGAKDADWGVATFCPPFFEDPLGTSPLGCSAAPPPPLPLPGEEELEEVGAHTATQRGHWRSNVSANNNSGSRCPESWDLGSTGCYTDGCPSPKQMPRASPEPADPGEPLRGLQAASSAQEPGYCPSLPHLCPQGLAPASCLATTSWTEAAGSGGDQPQAEPKLATDAEGTAGPHLPLPSVPSPSKEGAPLPSEEASAPDALPDSPRPAAGGEVSVTEPASALNGSNNSPEAEVPSREDEDTVDATSGVFTNTSSDGPQAERPDAVPAFRSLQKQVGTPDSLDSLDIPSSASDGGYEVFSPSATGPPGGQPRALDSGYDTENYESPEFVFKEAQDPCEPQAFGELASESEGPGPETRLSASLSGLSEKNPYRDSAYFSDLEAEAEATSSPEDKCSGDQAPEPDLGLPSAGQPSMQASLGLGVPREAQGSGPGEALPSPLRLEGSFPEPSTCTSGLGPEPLEPQDPADVPPGASPSGSQFFLLTPVLLSSEGDSSQLQGAPGLLSGPAPQKRMGGPSTPRAPLRLALPTLPVALEGRPEEEEEDSEDSDESDEELRCYSVQEPSEDSEEEAPAVPVVVAESQSARNLRSLLKMPSLLSEDFCEDLDRKKKAVSFFDDVTVYLFDQESPTRELGEPFPGAKESSPTFLMGSLGSPSATGPQQQADDSSPQGSAAGEGGGFTWDDDFPLMSAKAAFATTLDPAAPSPATLAPFSRFTVSPAPASRFSITHVSDSDAESVKGPWVPVPGSPA, encoded by the exons TGCAGCTCCTCAAGTCCACGGACCTGGGCCGGCACAGCCTCCTGTACCTGAAGGAAATTGGCCACGGTTGGTTTGGGAAG GTGTTCCTAGGGGAGGTGAACTCGGGCATTGGCAGCACCCAGGTGGTGGTAAAAGAGCTGCAGGCCAGCGCCAGTGTGCAGGAGCAGATGCAGTTCCTGGAGGAGGTGCAGCCCTACAG GGCCCTGAAGCACAGCAACCTGCTCCAGTGCCTGGCCCAGTGTGCCGAGGTGACGCCCTACCTGCTGGTGATGGAGTTCTGCCCGCTG GGGGACCTCAAGGGCTACTTGAGGAGCTGCCGGGTGGCGGAGTCCATGGCGCCTGACCCTCTGACCCTGCAGCGCATGGCCTGTGAGGTGGCCTGTGGCATCCTGCACCTGCATCGCAACAACTATGTGCACAG CGACCTGGCCCTGCGGAACTGCCTGCTCACGGCGGACCTGACCGTGAAGATAGGCGACTACGGCCTGGCTCACTGCAAGTACAGA GAGGACTACTTTGTGACCGCCGACCAGCTGTGGGTGCCTCTGCGCTGGATCGCACCCGAGCTGGTGGACGAGGTACACAGCAACCTGCTTGTCGTGGACCAGACCAAGAGTGGCAATGTGTG GTCCCTGGGCGTGACGATCTGGGAGCTCTTTGAGCTGGGCGAGCAGCCCTACCCACAGCACTCGGACCAGCAGGTGCTGGCATACACAGTCCGGGAGCAGCAGCTCAAACTGCCCAAGCCCCAGCTGCAGCTGACCCTGTCGGACCGCTG GTACGAGGTGATGCAGTTCTGCTGGCTGCAGCCAGAGCAGCGGCCCACGGCCGAGGAGGTGCACCTGCTGCTGTCCTACCTGTGTGCCAAGGGCGCCACTGAGGCGGAGGAAGAGTTCGAGCGGCGCTGGCGAGCTCTGCGGCCCCGCGGGGGCGGTGTGGGGCCTGGGCCCGGTGCAGCAGGGCTCACACTGGCGGGGGCAGTGGAGCTCGCCACCGCCTCGTCCTTCCCACTGCTAGAGCAGTTTGCGGGTGACGGCTTCCACGCAGACGGCGACGACGTGCTGACGGTGACTGAGACCAGCCGAGGCCTCAATTTCGAGTACAAGTGGGAGGTGGGCCGCGGTGCCGAGGCCTTCCCCACCATGCCGAGCCCGGGCCACGCCGCGCGCCTGCAGGAGCTGTGCGCCCCCGACCCTGACAGCGCGCCCCCAGGCGTGGTGCCAGTGCTCAGCGCGCACAGCCCCTCGCTGGGCAGCGAGTACTTCATCCGCCTGGAGGAGGCCGCGCCCGCTGCTAGCCACGACCCTGACTGTGCGGGCTGCGCCCCCAGCGCCCGTACCCCCGTGGACCAGGATGACTCTGACGGCAGCGCAGCGGCCTCGCTGGCCACGGAGCCGCTGCTAGGCCATGGGCCGCCCGCCGACATCCCCTGGGGCCGTGGTGACCACTACCCTCGCAGAAGCCTGGCGCAGGACCCTCCCTGCCCCTCAGGCTCACCCTCACCCTCGGCGGGGCCCCGGAGGCTGGCAGAGGGTGGAGCCAAGGATGCAGACTGGGGTGTGGCCACCTTCTGCCCGCCCTTCTTTGAGGACCCACTGGGCACGTCCCCCTTGGGATGCTCGGCGGCGCCACCGCCACCGCTGCCGCTGCCTggtgaggaggagctggaggaggtgggAGCACACACTGCCACCCAGCGTGGACACTGGCGTTCCAACGTGTCCGCCAACAACAACAGCGGCAGCCGCTGTCCAGAGTCCTGGGACCTGGGCTCCACTGGCTGCTACACTGACGGCTGCCCCAGCCCAAAGCAGATGCCAAGGGCCTCCCCCGAACCGGCGGACCCTGGGGAGCCTCTGCGTGGGCTGCAGGCAGCCTCCTCTGCCCAGGAGCCAGGctactgccccagcctcccccatCTATGCCCTCAGGGCCTGGCACCTGCTTCCTGTTTGGCCACAACCTCCTGGACAGAAGCAGCCGGTAGTGGGGGTGACCAACCCCAGGCAGAGCCCAAGCTTGCCACTGACGCTGAGGGCACTGCTGGACCCCACCTGCCCCTTCCCTCTGTTCCTTCCCCATCCAAGGAGGGAGCCCCCCTTCCCTCGGAGGAGGCCAGTGCCCCTGATGCCCTGCCTGACTCTCCCAGGCCTGCTGCTGGTGGCGAGGTGTCCGTCACCGAGCCGGCTTCTGCCCTGAATGGCAGCAACAACTCCCCTGAGGCAGAGGTGCCCAGCAGGGAGGATGAGGACACGGTTGACGCCACCTCGGGCGTCTTCACCAACACATCCAGCGATGGCCCACAGGCCGAGAGGCCGGATGCAGTGCCAGCCTTCCGTTCTTTGCAGAAGCAGGTGGGGACCCCTGACTCCCTGGACTCTCTGGACATCCCGTCCTCAGCCAGTGACGGTGGCTATGAGGTCTTCAGCCCATCAGCCACCGGCCCCCCTGGAGGGCAGCCCCGAGCGCTGGACAGTGGGTATGACACGGAGAACTACGAGTCCCCCGAGTTTGTGTTCAAGGAGGCGCAGGATCCTTGTGAGCCCCAGGCCTTTGGGGAGCTGGCCTCGGAGAGCGAGGGCCCTGGGCCCGAGACGCGgctctctgcctccctcagtGGCCTCAGCGAGAAGAACCCCTACCGAGACTCGGCGTACTTCTCAGACctagaggccgaggcagaggccACCTCCAGCCCAGAGGATAAGTGCAGTGGGGACCAAGCTCCCGAGCCAGACCTGGGCCTGCCAAGTGCTGGGCAGCCGTCTATGCAGGCCTCCCTTGGGCTTGGGGTTCCCAGGGAGGCACAGGGCTCTGGCCCCGGGGAGGCACTGCCCTCACCACTGCGGCTGGAAGGGTCCTTCCCAGAGCCCAGCACCTGCACCTCCGGCCTGGGCCCAGAGCCTCTGGAGCCCCAAGACCCAGCTGACGTACCGCCTGGGGCCAGCCCCAGCGGCTCCCAGTTTTTCCTGCTGACCCCAGTTCTACTGAGCTCCGAAGGCGACAGCTCTCAGCTCCAGGGGGCCCCAGGACTGTTGTCAGGGCCAGCCCCGCAGAAGCGGATGGGGGGCCCAAGCACCCCCAGAGCCCCCCTCCGCCTGGCTCTGCCCACCCTCCCTGTGGCCTTGGAGGGCCGGccggaggaggaagaggaggacagtgaggacagcGACGAGTCTGATGAGGAGCTCCGCTGCTACAGCGTCCAGGAGCccagtgaggacagtgaggaggaggcACCTGCGGTGCCCGTCGTGGTGGCTGAGAGCCAGAGCGCGCGCAACCTGCGCAGCCTGCTCAAGATGCCCAGCCTGCTGTCCGAGGATTTCTGCGAGGACCTGGATCGCAAGAAGAAGGCCGTGTCCTTCTTCGACGACGTCACCGTCTACCTCTTCGACCAG GAAAGCCCCACCCGGGAGCTCGGGGAGCCCTTCCCAGGCGCTAAGGAGTCGTCCCCTACATTCCTTATGGGCAGCCTCGGCTCTCCCAGTGCCACTGGCCCGCAGCAACAGGCTGATGACAGCTCCCCCCAGGGCTCCGCGGCTGGAGAGG GTGGTGGGTTCACGTGGGACGACGACTTCCCGCTGATGTCAGCCAAGGCAGCCTTTGCCACGACCCTGGACCCGGCCGCGCCCTCCCCGGCCACGCTCGCGCCCTTCTCGCGCTTCACGGTGTCGCCAGCGCCTGCGTCCCGCTTCTCCATAACGCACGTGTCCGACTCAGATGCCGAGTCCGTGAAAG GACCCTGGGTGCCTGTACCTGGCTCTCCTGCCTGA
- the AATK gene encoding serine/threonine-protein kinase LMTK1 isoform X16, with product MLACLCCKKGSIGFKEFENAEGDEYSADLAQGSPATTAQNGPDVYVLPLTEVSLPMAKQPGRSVQLLKSTDLGRHSLLYLKEIGHGWFGKVFLGEVNSGIGSTQVVVKELQASASVQEQMQFLEEVQPYRALKHSNLLQCLAQCAEVTPYLLVMEFCPLGDLKGYLRSCRVAESMAPDPLTLQRMACEVACGILHLHRNNYVHSDLALRNCLLTADLTVKIGDYGLAHCKYREDYFVTADQLWVPLRWIAPELVDEVHSNLLVVDQTKSGNVWSLGVTIWELFELGEQPYPQHSDQQVLAYTVREQQLKLPKPQLQLTLSDRWYEVMQFCWLQPEQRPTAEEVHLLLSYLCAKGATEAEEEFERRWRALRPRGGGVGPGPGAAGLTLAGAVELATASSFPLLEQFAGDGFHADGDDVLTVTETSRGLNFEYKWEVGRGAEAFPTMPSPGHAARLQELCAPDPDSAPPGVVPVLSAHSPSLGSEYFIRLEEAAPAASHDPDCAGCAPSARTPVDQDDSDGSAAASLATEPLLGHGPPADIPWGRGDHYPRRSLAQDPPCPSGSPSPSAGPRRLAEGGAKDADWGVATFCPPFFEDPLGTSPLGCSAAPPPPLPLPGEEELEEVGAHTATQRGHWRSNVSANNNSGSRCPESWDLGSTGCYTDGCPSPKQMPRASPEPADPGEPLRGLQAASSAQEPGYCPSLPHLCPQGLAPASCLATTSWTEAAGSGGDQPQAEPKLATDAEGTAGPHLPLPSVPSPSKEGAPLPSEEASAPDALPDSPRPAAGGEVSVTEPASALNGSNNSPEAEVPSREDEDTVDATSGVFTNTSSDGPQAERPDAVPAFRSLQKQVGTPDSLDSLDIPSSASDGGYEVFSPSATGPPGGQPRALDSGYDTENYESPEFVFKEAQDPCEPQAFGELASESEGPGPETRLSASLSGLSEKNPYRDSAYFSDLEAEAEATSSPEDKCSGDQAPEPDLGLPSAGQPSMQASLGLGVPREAQGSGPGEALPSPLRLEGSFPEPSTCTSGLGPEPLEPQDPADVPPGASPSGSQFFLLTPVLLSSEGDSSQLQGAPGLLSGPAPQKRMGGPSTPRAPLRLALPTLPVALEGRPEEEEEDSEDSDESDEELRCYSVQEPSEDSEEEAPAVPVVVAESQSARNLRSLLKMPSLLSEDFCEDLDRKKKAVSFFDDVTVYLFDQESPTRELGEPFPGAKESSPTFLMGSLGSPSATGPQQQADDSSPQGSAAGEGGGFTWDDDFPLMSAKAAFATTLDPAAPSPATLAPFSRFTVSPAPASRFSITHVSDSDAESVKAGPWVPVPGSPA from the exons TGCAGCTCCTCAAGTCCACGGACCTGGGCCGGCACAGCCTCCTGTACCTGAAGGAAATTGGCCACGGTTGGTTTGGGAAG GTGTTCCTAGGGGAGGTGAACTCGGGCATTGGCAGCACCCAGGTGGTGGTAAAAGAGCTGCAGGCCAGCGCCAGTGTGCAGGAGCAGATGCAGTTCCTGGAGGAGGTGCAGCCCTACAG GGCCCTGAAGCACAGCAACCTGCTCCAGTGCCTGGCCCAGTGTGCCGAGGTGACGCCCTACCTGCTGGTGATGGAGTTCTGCCCGCTG GGGGACCTCAAGGGCTACTTGAGGAGCTGCCGGGTGGCGGAGTCCATGGCGCCTGACCCTCTGACCCTGCAGCGCATGGCCTGTGAGGTGGCCTGTGGCATCCTGCACCTGCATCGCAACAACTATGTGCACAG CGACCTGGCCCTGCGGAACTGCCTGCTCACGGCGGACCTGACCGTGAAGATAGGCGACTACGGCCTGGCTCACTGCAAGTACAGA GAGGACTACTTTGTGACCGCCGACCAGCTGTGGGTGCCTCTGCGCTGGATCGCACCCGAGCTGGTGGACGAGGTACACAGCAACCTGCTTGTCGTGGACCAGACCAAGAGTGGCAATGTGTG GTCCCTGGGCGTGACGATCTGGGAGCTCTTTGAGCTGGGCGAGCAGCCCTACCCACAGCACTCGGACCAGCAGGTGCTGGCATACACAGTCCGGGAGCAGCAGCTCAAACTGCCCAAGCCCCAGCTGCAGCTGACCCTGTCGGACCGCTG GTACGAGGTGATGCAGTTCTGCTGGCTGCAGCCAGAGCAGCGGCCCACGGCCGAGGAGGTGCACCTGCTGCTGTCCTACCTGTGTGCCAAGGGCGCCACTGAGGCGGAGGAAGAGTTCGAGCGGCGCTGGCGAGCTCTGCGGCCCCGCGGGGGCGGTGTGGGGCCTGGGCCCGGTGCAGCAGGGCTCACACTGGCGGGGGCAGTGGAGCTCGCCACCGCCTCGTCCTTCCCACTGCTAGAGCAGTTTGCGGGTGACGGCTTCCACGCAGACGGCGACGACGTGCTGACGGTGACTGAGACCAGCCGAGGCCTCAATTTCGAGTACAAGTGGGAGGTGGGCCGCGGTGCCGAGGCCTTCCCCACCATGCCGAGCCCGGGCCACGCCGCGCGCCTGCAGGAGCTGTGCGCCCCCGACCCTGACAGCGCGCCCCCAGGCGTGGTGCCAGTGCTCAGCGCGCACAGCCCCTCGCTGGGCAGCGAGTACTTCATCCGCCTGGAGGAGGCCGCGCCCGCTGCTAGCCACGACCCTGACTGTGCGGGCTGCGCCCCCAGCGCCCGTACCCCCGTGGACCAGGATGACTCTGACGGCAGCGCAGCGGCCTCGCTGGCCACGGAGCCGCTGCTAGGCCATGGGCCGCCCGCCGACATCCCCTGGGGCCGTGGTGACCACTACCCTCGCAGAAGCCTGGCGCAGGACCCTCCCTGCCCCTCAGGCTCACCCTCACCCTCGGCGGGGCCCCGGAGGCTGGCAGAGGGTGGAGCCAAGGATGCAGACTGGGGTGTGGCCACCTTCTGCCCGCCCTTCTTTGAGGACCCACTGGGCACGTCCCCCTTGGGATGCTCGGCGGCGCCACCGCCACCGCTGCCGCTGCCTggtgaggaggagctggaggaggtgggAGCACACACTGCCACCCAGCGTGGACACTGGCGTTCCAACGTGTCCGCCAACAACAACAGCGGCAGCCGCTGTCCAGAGTCCTGGGACCTGGGCTCCACTGGCTGCTACACTGACGGCTGCCCCAGCCCAAAGCAGATGCCAAGGGCCTCCCCCGAACCGGCGGACCCTGGGGAGCCTCTGCGTGGGCTGCAGGCAGCCTCCTCTGCCCAGGAGCCAGGctactgccccagcctcccccatCTATGCCCTCAGGGCCTGGCACCTGCTTCCTGTTTGGCCACAACCTCCTGGACAGAAGCAGCCGGTAGTGGGGGTGACCAACCCCAGGCAGAGCCCAAGCTTGCCACTGACGCTGAGGGCACTGCTGGACCCCACCTGCCCCTTCCCTCTGTTCCTTCCCCATCCAAGGAGGGAGCCCCCCTTCCCTCGGAGGAGGCCAGTGCCCCTGATGCCCTGCCTGACTCTCCCAGGCCTGCTGCTGGTGGCGAGGTGTCCGTCACCGAGCCGGCTTCTGCCCTGAATGGCAGCAACAACTCCCCTGAGGCAGAGGTGCCCAGCAGGGAGGATGAGGACACGGTTGACGCCACCTCGGGCGTCTTCACCAACACATCCAGCGATGGCCCACAGGCCGAGAGGCCGGATGCAGTGCCAGCCTTCCGTTCTTTGCAGAAGCAGGTGGGGACCCCTGACTCCCTGGACTCTCTGGACATCCCGTCCTCAGCCAGTGACGGTGGCTATGAGGTCTTCAGCCCATCAGCCACCGGCCCCCCTGGAGGGCAGCCCCGAGCGCTGGACAGTGGGTATGACACGGAGAACTACGAGTCCCCCGAGTTTGTGTTCAAGGAGGCGCAGGATCCTTGTGAGCCCCAGGCCTTTGGGGAGCTGGCCTCGGAGAGCGAGGGCCCTGGGCCCGAGACGCGgctctctgcctccctcagtGGCCTCAGCGAGAAGAACCCCTACCGAGACTCGGCGTACTTCTCAGACctagaggccgaggcagaggccACCTCCAGCCCAGAGGATAAGTGCAGTGGGGACCAAGCTCCCGAGCCAGACCTGGGCCTGCCAAGTGCTGGGCAGCCGTCTATGCAGGCCTCCCTTGGGCTTGGGGTTCCCAGGGAGGCACAGGGCTCTGGCCCCGGGGAGGCACTGCCCTCACCACTGCGGCTGGAAGGGTCCTTCCCAGAGCCCAGCACCTGCACCTCCGGCCTGGGCCCAGAGCCTCTGGAGCCCCAAGACCCAGCTGACGTACCGCCTGGGGCCAGCCCCAGCGGCTCCCAGTTTTTCCTGCTGACCCCAGTTCTACTGAGCTCCGAAGGCGACAGCTCTCAGCTCCAGGGGGCCCCAGGACTGTTGTCAGGGCCAGCCCCGCAGAAGCGGATGGGGGGCCCAAGCACCCCCAGAGCCCCCCTCCGCCTGGCTCTGCCCACCCTCCCTGTGGCCTTGGAGGGCCGGccggaggaggaagaggaggacagtgaggacagcGACGAGTCTGATGAGGAGCTCCGCTGCTACAGCGTCCAGGAGCccagtgaggacagtgaggaggaggcACCTGCGGTGCCCGTCGTGGTGGCTGAGAGCCAGAGCGCGCGCAACCTGCGCAGCCTGCTCAAGATGCCCAGCCTGCTGTCCGAGGATTTCTGCGAGGACCTGGATCGCAAGAAGAAGGCCGTGTCCTTCTTCGACGACGTCACCGTCTACCTCTTCGACCAG GAAAGCCCCACCCGGGAGCTCGGGGAGCCCTTCCCAGGCGCTAAGGAGTCGTCCCCTACATTCCTTATGGGCAGCCTCGGCTCTCCCAGTGCCACTGGCCCGCAGCAACAGGCTGATGACAGCTCCCCCCAGGGCTCCGCGGCTGGAGAGG GTGGTGGGTTCACGTGGGACGACGACTTCCCGCTGATGTCAGCCAAGGCAGCCTTTGCCACGACCCTGGACCCGGCCGCGCCCTCCCCGGCCACGCTCGCGCCCTTCTCGCGCTTCACGGTGTCGCCAGCGCCTGCGTCCCGCTTCTCCATAACGCACGTGTCCGACTCAGATGCCGAGTCCGTGAAAG CAGGACCCTGGGTGCCTGTACCTGGCTCTCCTGCCTGA